Proteins from a single region of Amblyomma americanum isolate KBUSLIRL-KWMA chromosome 10, ASM5285725v1, whole genome shotgun sequence:
- the LOC144106944 gene encoding uncharacterized protein LOC144106944: MYTLKILHWEKRQNVQPAKGETSKLEDVLGGYGSPSVNVQLLITEFGRALGNSSWQRCTTYWHLSSSVSGTGSLRPRAMVTVTGFVAKTRTTPAKKGEELKADDRG, from the exons ATGTACACATTGAAAATTCTACACTGGGAAAAAAGGCAGAACGTCCAGCCGGCAAAAGGCGAAACAAGCAAGTTGGAAGATGTCCTCGGCGGCTATGGTAGTCCCAGTGTCAATGTGCAGCTGCTCATTACTGAGTTTGGACGTGCGTTGGGCAACTCTAGTTGGCAGCGATGCACAACCTACT GGCATCTCAGTAGCAGCGTCAGCGGAACGGGAAGTCTGAGGCCACGTGCCATGGTTACAGTGACCGGGTTCG tgGCCAAAACGCGAACGACACCTGCGAAGAAAG GCGAAGAACTCAAGGCCGATGACCgtggctga